From a region of the Daphnia pulicaria isolate SC F1-1A chromosome 1, SC_F0-13Bv2, whole genome shotgun sequence genome:
- the LOC124344404 gene encoding calphotin-like, whose translation MLAPQSCLTVMAVLMGAVPLHLAFPSGQTWFIHHSGQVARPVMINSSPVSDEFPIPRFALPEQTASRRQDGPFQASGSNNLQNEPPVHVKPGDKVSLIVRNQNPLEAQKFVDVGALLMDLQRMPPASDGSYHVFLAPPNYPQPTGGQKFDVTYVGAPQREQQTVSDPRNPHPPLFVAPLDYSVPQGYGRVQIPIQNVKFALNSPFQQVQQQPAQFQQPQQQFRQPQPQFQPTQQQPIQPVQFQQPQPVQFQQPQPVQFQQPQVVQFQPPQLQPVQFQTPQPPQFQTPQPVQFQPQFQPSQPQFQPSQPQFQPPQPQFQPIPAQQPQFQPQFQKQTVVSEFQRPQFQQPPPPSSFEQSLSDIRLQTGFVPFQTLEETSTSPPVTQPAPPPPPPTQPAPPPAPKEPLVLAVESPEFLELIKPRPAPIVVEVVENAPVSEIPQPATQSPVVVPPEEKVAPVVESKPVSSPAIIPASFESAPEVPANTVTLIPPPQEDAPLPAPTPAFEQTIPAATPIPAPEISGVTETTQTRPLKKRPINRIPLEGGVPQWPDFQAVRQRQQLQRQQNRKKITPSSANNFEPILSQTQPDAPVDPTSFGQKIRNKVKTNSLVSPPLPVPVEPQVVLEQPKAQSFIVEPAAVEQTHHDSFDLDPPVVERDESFQTLESQNAASGNQRGRIRFNRPNSLNVIPAEVSTPPPVRHTVSTLVGGRGRIRINSNSFTTPTPTTAGPTLAATEASTAAPTTVQTAAPTVAATTTPTVAATTASTTPEATTVAATVPTVAPTASRLVDPVVTEGPALEEEIIRGDSPIVLVEESVPVAEEEEDVPLEEEEEEELAVLEDEKSVEPAEKPWSPYEAIQRQRETTVEPEAASQVVSSNDQPLRIRGKTTFTSSRIPLPPVRPEVGNRPVVLRPAASIRRPLPPTIRITKPVFDIQGQENIRSQEDFIAPQSLEFGIRDGVESKPILINNSPAQFLLPVGRRVPETRPGIQNIRIGRPTTQAPSTTTTTTTTTTTEAPVEEEPVDAFQQEADELVTDEPLANDQLLPEEEEEGEGELVEEEVEEEILTDEVEGEENEEFVETVDETEPVVSSTAAPTVTTAEAFSELVEEQEEAEVDPVVVEETNKSAEPITTTTEAPVVIEESIVPVEEEVEEDGAIELAAGNHVDDLSNPSESSDDERQVLGVSTATEVSLMYELCYRGRCVRVHE comes from the exons ATGCTGGCACCACAAAGTTGTTTGACGGTGATGGCCGTCTTGATGGGAGCAGTTCCGCTTCACTTGGCTTTCCCATCTGGCCAAACTTGGTTCATTCATCACTCGGGTCAG GTAGCCCGGCCGGTTATGATCAATTCCAGTCCCGTCTCCGACGAGTTCCCCATTCCGCGCTTCGCACTGCCAGAACAAACAGCCTCGCGGCGCCAAGACGGGCCTTTCCAAGCATCGGGTTCCAACAACCTTCAG AATGAACCTCCAGTGCACGTGAAACCGGGAGACAAGGTGTCGTTGATCGTGCGTAACCAAAACCCACTGGAAGCCCAAAAGTTCGTCGACGTCGGGGCGCTGCTTATGGACTTGCAGAGGATGCCACCAGCTTCGGATGGATCGTATCACGTCTTCCTCGCGCCACCCAACTACCCCCAACCGACTGGAGGCCAAAAGTTTGACGTGACCTACGTCGGTGCCCCGCAGCGGGAGCAGCAGACGGTGTCAGACCCACGCAATCCGCACCCACCTCTTTTCGTGGCCCCGCTCGATTACAGCGTTCCGCAAGGCTACGGACGTGTGCAAATTCCCATACAAAACGTCAAGTTTGCCCTCAACTCACCATTCCAGCAGGTTCAGCAACAGCCGGCACAGTTTCAGCAACCCCAACAACAGTTTAGACAACCCCAGCCGCAGTTCCAGCcaacgcagcagcagccaatccAGCCTGTGCAGTTTCAGCAACCTCAGCCGGTGCAGTTCCAGCAACCTCAGCCGGTGCAGTTCCAGCAACCGCAGGTTGTGCAATTCCAGCCTCCTCAACTTCAGCCGGTGCAATTCCAGACACCTCAACCGCCTCAGTTCCAGACACCTCAACCAGTGCAGTTCCAGCCACAATTCCAGCCCTCTCAGCCACAATTCCAGCCCTCTCAGCCGCAATTCCAGCCTCCTCAACCACAGTTCCAGCCCATTCCAGCGCAACAACCGCAATTCCAACCGCAATTCCAGAAACAAACTGTCGTTTCCGAATTCCAACGGCCACAGTTCCAacagcctcctcctccttccagCTTTGAGCAATCTCTATCCGATATCCGGCTCCAAACTGGATTCGTTCCGTTCCAAACTTTGGAAGAAACCAGTACATCTCCTCCAGTAACTCAACCGGCTCCTCCACCTCCCCCACCAACTCAACCAGCTCCTCCACCAGCTCCCAAGGAGCCACTCGTCTTGGCCGTCGAGTCACCGGAATTTTTGGAACTCATCAAACCCCGCCCAGCTCCAATAGTTGTCGAAGTCGTTGAGAATGCCCCAGTGTCCGAAATTCCTCAGCCAGCGACCCAGTCCCCAGTAGTCGTTCCACCTGAAGAGAAAGTAGCACCGGTCGTTGAATCGAAACCGGTCTCATCACCGGCTATTATTCCGGCTTCTTTCGAATCGGCGCCCGAGGTTCCCGCTAATACAGTCACATTAATTCCACCACCACAGGAAGACGCTCCCCTGCCGGCCCCCACTCCCGCGTTCGAGCAGACAATTCCGGCCGCCACTCCCATTCCGGCACCGGAAATTTCAGGAGTCACTGAAACCACCCAAACTCGTCCGCTGAAGAAACGACCAATTAATCGAATTCCTTTGGAAGGCGGAGTTCCCCAATGGCCGGATTTCCAGGCAGTTCGTCAGCGTCAGCAACTCCAGCGTCAGCAAAACCGAAAGAAGATTACTCCGTCTTCCGCCAACAACTTCGAACCCATTCTGAGCCAAACTCAACCCGATGCGCCGGTAGATCCAACCTCTTTCGGCCAGAAGATTCGCAACAAAGTTAAGACCAATTCCTTGGTCTCGCCGCCGCTTCCTGTTCCGGTTGAACCGCAAGTCGTCTTAGAACAACCAAAGGCTCAATCGTTCATTGTCGAACCCGCCGCTGTTGAACAAACACATCACGACTCGTTTGATCTTGACCCTCCAGTCGTCGAACGTGACGAATCGTTCCAGACACTCGAGTCACAAAACGCCGCTTCCGGCAACCAACGCGGACGCATTCGTTTCAACAGGCCCAATAGCTTGAACGTCATTCCGGCTGAAGTTTCGACGCCTCCACCAGTCCGTCACACCGTCAGCACTTTGGTCGGTGGAAGAGGCCGCATACGAATCAATTCCAACAGTTTCACCACCCCTACGCCCACGACTGCCGGACCGACTTTAGCTGCCACGGAAGCATCCACGGCGGCTCCTACAACTGTTCAGACGGCAGCACCAACAGTCGCAGCTACGACAACGCCAACAGTCGCAGCTACGACAGCATCCACAACGCCGGAAGCAACGACTGTTGCAGCAACAGTTCCCACGGTCGCCCCGACAGCTTCTCGACTTGTTGATCCGGTGGTTACCGAGGGACCCGCTCTCGAAGAGGAAATCATTAGAGGAGACAGTCCTATTGTACTAGTCGAGGAAAGTGTTCCAGTCgccgaggaagaagaagacgttcctttagaagaagaagaggaagaagaactaGCGGTTTTGGAAGATGAGAAGTCCGTCGAACCGGCCGAGAAGCCTTGGTCTCCCTACGAGGCCATCCAGCGTCAAAGAGAGACGACTGTTGAACCAGAAGCGGCCAGTCAGGTCGTTTCCAGCAATGATCAGCCACTCCGCATCCGCGGGAAAACCACTTTCACCTCCTCGAGGATCCCTCTTCCACCTGTCAGGCCGGAAGTTGGAAACCGACCGGTCGTTCTCCGACCTGCAGCTTCCATTAGGCGACCATTGCCTCCAACCATCCGCATTACAAAGCCCGTCTTCGATATCCAAGGGCAAGAAAATATTCGCTCGCAGGAGGATTTCATTGCCCCGCAATCACTGGAATTCGGCATCCGCGATGGAGTTGAATCTAAACCTATTTTGATCAATAATTCGCCGGCCCAATTCTTGCTTCCGGTTGGTCGACGTGTCCCTGAAACGCGACCTGGAATTCAGAACATCCGGATCGGTCGCCCGACCACGCAGGCCCCTTCGAcaactaccaccaccaccaccaccaccaccaccgaggCTCCCGTCGAAGAAGAACCAGTCGATGCCTTCCAGCAGGAAGCCGACGAATTAGTGACGGACGAACCCCTTGCCAACGACCAATTAttgccagaagaagaagaagaaggcgaagGAGAactagtagaagaagaagtcgaagAGGAGATCCTTACGGATGAAGTCGAAGGAGAAGAGAACGAAGAGTTTGTCGAAACTGTCGATGAAACCGAGCCCGTCGTGTCTTCAACTGCGGCTCCTACGGTCACGACGGCCGAGGCGTTTTCAGAACTTGTCGAAGAACAGGAGGAAGCTGAAGTGGACCCAGTCGTCGTGGAGGAAACCAACAAATCGGCGGAGCCCATCACGACCACGACAGAGGCGCCAGTGGTCATCGAGGAGTCAATCGTTCCGGTGGAAGAGGAAGTCGAAGAAGATGGCGCCATCGAATTGGCCGCAGGTAACCACGTTGACGATTTGTCGAACCCGAGCGAATCGTCCGATGACGAACGCCAAGTGCTGGGCGTTTCCACGGCAACTGAAGTATCTCTTATGTACGAGCTCTGCTACAGAGGCCGCTGCGTCCGCGTTCATGAATAA
- the LOC124348458 gene encoding L-lactate dehydrogenase-like, with amino-acid sequence MALTDLKIRMQTKASVDTVSGTKVTVVGVGQVGMSIAFSIMTQGIASEMTLVDVMEDKLKGELMDLQHGLTFLDNMKITAGSDYALSAGSKLCIVTAGAQMREGESRLDLDQRNTNILKDIIPKLVQYSPDTILLIVSDPVDLLTYVAWKLSGLPKERVIGSGTNVDSSRFRFLLSERFDVAPTSIHGWIIGEHGDSSVPVWSGVDVAGVRLRDLNPAVGTSEDTENWNSIHRQVIQSAYEIIRLKGYPSWAMALSVSVLTRAILNNTRNVYAVSTFVEGIHGVQYPVFLSVPCVLGENGITDVIQQTLTEDERTQFQKSAATLNEVQSNLVF; translated from the exons atggcgCTAACAGATCTAAAAATCAGAATGCAGACAAAGGCCTCTGTCGACACCGTCTCCGGAACCAAGGTTACAGTTGTGGGTGTCGGACAG GTTGGCATGTCAATTGCATTTAGCATCATGACCCAG GGTATCGCTTCTGAAATGACGTTGGTGGACGTGATGGAGGACAAACTAAAAGGAGAACTGATGGATTTGCAACACGGATTGACTTTCCTCGACAACATGAAAATAACTGCCGGTTCAG ATTATGCACTATCTGCTGGATCAAAATTATGTATTGTGACGGCTGGAGCTCAAATGCGTGAAGGCGAGTCCCGATTGGACTTGGATCAGCGCAACacgaatattttaaaagacaTCATTCCCAAACTTGTCCAATACAGTCCCGACACCATTCTCCTCATCGTTTCCGATCCTGTTGACTTGTTGACTTATGTTGCTTGGAAACTCAGTGGGTTGCCAAAGGAACGTGTCATCGGGTCTGGGACCAATGTAGATTCTTCTCGATTCCGTTTCCTTCTTTCTGAACGATTTGACGTTGCGCCAACTTCGATACACGGCTGGATTATTGGAGAACATGGTGACTCGAGCG TTCCTGTCTGGTCAGGCGTCGATGTGGCCGGTGTTCGCTTGAGGGATCTTAA TCCTGCGGTAGGCACTAGTGAAGACACGGAAAACTGGAATAGTATCCACAGACAAGTCATTCAGAG cgcTTATGAAATAATTCGTTTGAAGGGATATCCTTCTTGGGCGATGGCTTTAAGCGTTTCTGTTCTTACTCGAGCCATTTTAAATAATACTCGAAACGTGTACGCAGTTTCAACATTTGTCGAA ggAATACATGGAGTCCAGTatcctgtttttctttctgtgcCGTGTGTTCTAGGTGAAAATGGGATTACTGACGTCATACAACAAACTTTAACCGAGGATGAGCGTACTCAGTTTCAGAAATCAGCTGCAACTTTAAACGAAGTTCAGTCAAACTTGGTGTTCTGA